TCGCTGTCGTAGCCGCGGTGGGTGGCCAGATCAAAAGCCACCGACACGCCCTGCCCGCCCGCCGCCAGGGCCTTGCGGTAGAAGGCGTTGCTTTCCTCGGCGGTGGAGAAGCCCGCGTACTGGCGAATCGTCCAGGGCCGCACCGCGTACATGGTGGCCTGCGGGCCGCGCAAAAAAGGCTCGAAGCCCGGCAATGTGTCGGCGTAAGGCAGGCCCGCCGTGTCGGCCGCGGTGTAGAGCGGCTTGACCGTCAGGCCTTCGGGCGTGTGCCAGTTCAGGGCCGAGACATCGCCTCCGGGGGCGGATTTGGCGGCGGCTTTTTCCCACTGCGCCAGCGTGGCTTGCGGGAATTCGAACGCTTGCTTCTTGGATTCAGACATCTCTTGGCTCCTGCGGACGCCCCATCATAGCGCGACCATCATTCATAATTATAAATTCAGAATTGACGCTACACTGACGGCGACGCACCCCACCATGCCTGCCGAACCCCGCTCGATCAAGCCCAGCCCGGCACTCGGAACAGCCGCTCCGGCGCTCCCGCTTGCCCACGCACTGGCCCACCGCGCTCTCTATCAAGAGGTGGCGGAACATCTGCGCCAACAAATTTTCAGTCGCCAGCTGGAACCCGGCGCCTGGATTGACGAACTCAAACTCTGCGGCGAACTGGGCATCAGCCGTACACCGATGCGGGAAGCGCTCAAGGTGCTGGCAGTCGAAGGCCTGGTGACCATGAAGCTGCGCCGCGGCGCCTATGTCACCGAGATGAGCGAGCGCGATGTGCGCGAGGCCTATCAGCTGCTGGCCCTGCTCGAGAGCGACGCCGCCGCCCGCGTGGCCGCCCAGGGCAGCGACACCGACCTGGCCGAACTTCAGGCCCTGCACGATGAGCTGGAGCGTCAGGTGGACGAGCGCGACGACTTCTTCGCCGCCAACGAGCGCTTTCATCTGCGCCTGCTGGAGATCGAAGCCAACCGCTGGCGCCAGCAGATCGTCACCGACCTGCGCCGCGTGATGAAGCTCAACCGCCACCACTCGCTGTTCAAGCAGGGCCGCTTGCAGGATTCCCTGCGCGAGCACCGCGAGCTGATGCAGGCCCTGCAAGCCCGGCGCGCCGACGAGGCGGCGCGCCTGATGCGGGCGCATTTCGACAACGGCCTGGCGGCCGCAACCGGCGCCTGAGCAGCGGCGGCATCCAAAGCCTGGAACTGGGGGCCAAGCACCCGGCTCCACCTGGGTTTTGACGGCGGCACTGCCGTGCAAACTGCACGGCATCCGGGCTCGCTGCTGCGCACGCCAGCCCCGCCTTCATCCCATCCCCGCAAGGAGCGCCCCGACATGAGCATGAGCCGCGAGCAGCTGGAACAGGCCGCCAAAGCCTGGTGGTACTACACCGTGGAACTGGCCCCAGGCCTGATCGCACCGGGCAGCTACCCCACCGACTTCCCCTACATGCCGCGCATGCTGATGCGCAATGCCCATCTGCACGGCCAAGACTGCCTGGACCTGGGCACCATGGAGGGCGTGATCCCGGTGCTGATGCACCGCAAGGGCGCCAAACGCATTGTCGCGGCCGACGCCGTGCCGCACTGCGCCGACAAGATGGCTTTGCTGCAAAACGTCTACGGTGCGAGCTGGGATTTCCGCGAGATCGGCCTGATGTACGAGCTCTCGCAGAAGCTGGCGGCCGATGGCATGTTCGATTATGTGAACCTGTCGGGCGTGCTCTACCACGTGTTCTCGCCCATGCACACCCTGGCCAGCGCCCGCCCCCTGGTCAAGAAGAACGGCCTCTTCATGCTCTCCACCAATGTGGTGAACGAGCAGTCGGACCTGATGCACTTCAACACCGCCGGCAAGCTGCAGACCGAGCCCAACACCTTTTGGTACCCCAGCATCCCGCTGCTGGAGTACATGCTGCGCTACTTCAACTTCGCACCCATCGACTGCCTCTACAGCCGCCACCCGTCCAACAGCCCCCTGCATGTGGCGGGCAAGGAATGCGGCTTCATCTCCATCGTCTGCCGCGCGGTCGACCCCGGCACCGCCCTGCCCCCGGGCGACAGCTGGGGCCGCCACTCCATGCTGGGCAGCTGGGAATATGTGGGCCTGTCCAAGCAGAACCACGACCCGGCCCTGCCGCCCTCCACCATCGGCTATGACCTGCCCGAGTCCCTGCAGGCCATGGTCGCGCAGAAGGGCGCGATCGACCTGCACCTGGCCGTCAACGAGCTAGGCCGCCGCGTCGAGCGCGCCAAGCGCGTGGAAGACACCTATCTGCTGAGGCTGATGGACGAGTCCTGATGAGGGCTGCCCTCGCTCGAGGGCAGGATTGCGGGCGACCAAACTCAGTGGCTGGAGCCTGCACGAAGCAGCCTTTGGTTTTGCTCGTGAGGCCCTGCAGCCCGTGCCGCAGCCGGGCTCATGGTTCCGGGGTCGGCCCTGGCGGGCCGACTTCCCTGCGCTGCTCGCGCCTCGGGGCTGGCGCATAACTCACTTCGCTCCCTGCGTTCGCTTCGTTCAGACAGAAGCGCCAAGTCAGAACTTGAAGCGCGCGGGTACGCGCGCGCCCCGAGGCGCTGTGCTGCTCGGCCCGGCACAAATCGCCCGGCAGCGGCACGGGCTGCAGGGCGCTTGCATCGCGATCGATCGGCCCCATCAACGGTGGATCCCGCCGAATCCGGAGGTGGCTCGGCCCGCCGCCGGGCGATTTGTGCGCGGCCGAGGGCGCAGCGGAGCGGCTCAGGCGCGTGTACTCACGCGCTTCAAGGTCTGACTCGGCGCCACCTGTTTGACCACAGTGAGCGCAGCGAACGGAGGGAGTTTGGCGCCGCTGAGCCGCGCAGTGAGCACCGAGAGGAGGCGGCTCACAGAGCCGACCCGCGAACCATGAGCCCAGCGGCGGGCCGAGACAACGCAGCGTGAGCGATCAGCGCAAGGGACGACCGCAAAGTGCCACAAGCTGCCCCTCACATCTCAGCAGATAGGTGCGCTCATTGAGAAGCGCCGCAAACCTTCTTGCCTGAACTCAGGCGCCTCCGTCCGGCCTCTCTTCCACCCGCCCCACCACCCGAGCTGGATTGCCCGCCACGATGGACAACTCGGGGGCCTGGAAATGCGGCTGCAGCACGGCGCCGGCCGCGATCACGCAGCCGCGGCCGATGCGCACGCCTTTGAGGATGGTCACGCGCGAGCCGATGAAGACCTCGTCGCCGATCACCACCTCGGCCGGCCGTGGGTCGGGCTCGCGGCGGTGGGCCAGGCGCAAGTCGTGCAGATTGCTGTCCATGACTTGCAGCTCGGCGCCGACCAGGCAGTTGGCGCCAAAGCGGATGGCTGCACCTTCCGAGATCAGGTTCAGTCGGTTGTTGAACACAGTGCCCGGGCCGATCTCGATCAGCGAATCGGGCGTGCGAGATTCCACATAGCTGCAGGCATAGCTGCCTGGCGAGCGCGGCACGCCAAAAACGGTGCTGGTGCTGAGCACGATGCGCCCGGCCCCCTTGAGCACCGTGGGTGTGAGGAAGTTGAGGCTGCGCGAACCCGGACCATGGATCTCGATGCGCTGCTTGTCGGACACATGAAAGAAATAGTGCACCAGCAAGGCGCGCACCCAGGTTTCCAGCTCCAAGGGCGAGCTGCGCGAGATCAGGCCGCGCAGGCGTTCCAGTCGGTTCTGCAAGGCCATGTTCAAAACCCGTGGGATTGCAAAAAGCCATGCCAGGCTTCGACAAAGGCCGCTTCAGCCCCTTCGCTGCCCTGGCCCAGCTCCAGCAGCAGGGGCACAAAGGCCATCACGTCCGGCTGATCGGCATAGTTCTTGACCAGGGCCCCGGCCATGCCGGTGGCGCACATCCGCATCTGCTCCGGCGTGACCTGGCCGATGCGGCAGCCGCCGACGGCCAGGGCCACATAGCCGAGGTAGGCGGCTTTCATGTGCGGGCCATTGCGCTGGGCCGAATGGCCCTCGCCACCGGCGCGGAAGTAACCGAGCCGGTCCTGGATGTAGCCGATCGGCGCCTGCAGGCTGGCGGCCAGGAAGAAACCCAGGTCCCACAAGCCCGCGTAGGACACGCCGCCAAAGACCGGTTGCTCCAGCAGCTCGGCGCAGCGCGCCCGGATCACGCAGTTGGAGAACTCCCCCAGCCAGTTGACGCTGCCCGGCACCGTGCTCGAGAACATGGCCTTGGGGCCCATGGACATGATGCGGCTGTTGGAGCTGGCAATCGCCTCGGGCACCGGCATGCCCTCGATGGGCTGGCCGCGTTCGTTGGCATTCCAGCGAGCGCTGATGCTGCAGGACAGCTCGGCCATCTGGTGGGTCTGCAGATGCTGGGCGTAGAAGTCCGGAAAGATGACGTCGTCGTCCAGCAGGATGTGGAAGAGCTCGCTGCGGCCCGCCCAGAGCCGCACCAGGTTCTTGAAATTCTCGTAGGCGCCGGCCCGGCGGCCGACATGCAGCTCCAGCGGCAGCGTGGCCACCCAGTTGGCGTAGCGCGGGGAGAGCAGCAGCTGCGTGAACTCGCCGCCGGGGCTGTCGTCGGAGATGACGATCCGATCCGGCTTGCGGGTCTGGGTCATCAAGCCGGCCAGCAGCTCTTGCAGGTATTTGGTCTTGTAGGCCGGGATCAGGGTGGTGATGTGCATGGCGCGCGACGGTCTCACCGCAGCTTGCGGCCCTGCCATTACATCGAAGACGCAGAGCGCACAGCGCGCCAAACAAGCGAGCAATGCGCCCCCTTATGCGACCTTCGTTTTTCGCGCCACTTCCTAACATCGGTAGAGCCTCGAAGAACTTGAGGCTTTTTTTCACACAGAAGAACAAAACGATTCCGTTGGACACGAACCGAACCGCCATTTCACTCTGACACCTGAAGCAGCCCGCCATGCGCACCCGACCCTTCACCGCCAGCTCTTGCGCCGCAGCCCGGGGGACCCCCCCCTGGCTGCGGGCTCAAGTCCGGGCAGCATTCGTCGAAAGCGCTAGCACAGGAATCGAGAACTCATGCCCGGAACAGGCATGGTTTTCTGGCCCTGACGTTCGAATCAAGCGCACACAGCCCCTGATCAAAGGGACTGTGTTCCGCCATTCGAGCCCGCTCGATCACCACAGCGCGACATCGACCCTGTCGCCGCTGGGGTGCGCTGCCTCATGGTTTCACAGGAGTTGCCGGGTCGGACCACTGAACACCCCTGAGGAGGTCGGGACGGTGCGGCTGGGCATGCATGAATGCCCGCTGCCATCGCCTGCCCGAGCGAGCCACTGATGAGCACCCTGATCCCCCACTTGTCGACCACCCAGATTGCGGGCCTGACCACCCGCACGCTGGGCCGTTTCTCGACCGAAGATTGGGCTGCCTTCAGCAGCGACCAGATCCAGGCCCTGACCACGCAGCAGTTCGCCTCGCTCGGCAGCTTTGCCATGAGCGCGCTGAGCAGCGAGCAGATTCGCTTCTTCCAAACCGCCGATCTGCGCGCACTCAGCAGCACCGCCCTGCGCGCCCTGAGCACGGACAAGATCGCCGCGCTCGACTCCGACCAGATCGGCGCCTTGGGCACCCAACAGGTGGCCGTGCTGAGCAGCACGCAAATTCAGGGCTTGCTCAGCGAAGACCTGAATGCCTTCAACAGCGCACAGATGCGCGCCCTGCAATCCAGCCAGATCGCGGCCCTGGGCAGCGATCAGTTGCGCAGCCTCAGCACCGAAGACCTGGTGGCCCTCAGCACAGCCGGCCTGCGCGGTCTGAGCGCCAACCAGCTGGGCCAGTTGGGCAGCGACCAGATCGTCGCCCTCAGCACACAACAGACGGCCGCGCTCAACAGCAGCCAGGTCGCTGGTTTGAAAACCGAGCAGATCGCCAAGATGGCAACGGACGATCTGCAGGCCCTGAACACGGCCGCCCTGCGCGCGCTGAACAGCGAACAGCTGACGGCGCTCAGCTCCGAGCAGTGGCAAGCCCTGGGCACCGCCCAGGTGGCTGCCCTCAGCGGCAGCCAGTTGGCCAGCCTGGCCAGCGAGGAGCTCAATGCCATGAGCAGCCGCCAGTTTGGCGCGTTCAATTCAGCCCAAGTCGCGTCTCTGCGCACCGACCAGATCCGCGGCCTGGAAACCGAAGACCTGGCCGCCCTCAACACCGCGGCCTTGCGCGGTCTCAGCGCCGAGCAACTCGGCGCCTTGGGCACCGAGCAGATCACGGCCCTGAGCACCGCCCAGGCTGCAGCGCTGAACAGTGCCCAGGTCGCCGGCCTGCGCACCGAGCAGATTGCCAAGCTGGCGAGCGACGATCTTCGAGCGCTCAACAGCGCGGCCCTGCGCAGCCTCGGCACCGATCAGCTCGCCGCGCTCGGCTCGGACCAGCTGGCCGCACTCGGCACGGCGCAAGTCAACGCCTTGACCGCCGCCCAGATTCAGAGCCTGTCCAGCGACGACCTCAATGCCTTCAGCAGCGCCCAGTTCCGCGCCCTGAACTCGGCCCAGCTCTCGGCCATCAGCAGCGACCAGATGCGTACGCTGAGCAGCGAAGACCTGGCCGCCCTGAGCAGCGCCGGTCTGCGCGGCCTGCGCGCCGAGCAGCTCGCGGCCCTGGGCACGGAGCAGATCGTGGCCATGGGCAGCCAGCAGTTCGCGGCCCTCAACAGCGTGCAGGCCCAAGGTCTGCGCACCGACCAGATCGCCGCCCTGCAAAGCGAGGATCTGCGCGCGCTCAGCACCGCCGTGATCCGCTCGCTCAGCAGCGAACAGATCGCCGCACTGGGCTCAGACCAGATTGCCGTGCTCGGCACGGCCCAGCTCAGCGCCATGGCCAGCGCCCCGGTGAACCAGCTGGCGGCACTCAGCACCGACGAGATCCGCGCCTTCACCACCGCCCAGATGGCGGTGCTCAACAGCGCCCAGATCGGCGGCCTGCGCAGCGACCAGATCGCCGCCCTGCAGACCGAAGACCTGCGCGCCATCCAGAGCGGCGCCCTGCGTGCACTGAGCAGCGAACAGCTGGCGGCTCTGGGCTCCGAGCAGATGGCGGCCCTGGGCACGGCCCAGCTCAATGCCCTCACCTCGGCCCAGATCCGCAGCCTGGACAGCGAACACCTCAATGCCCTGACGGCCACCCAGTGGCAGGCCATGAGCTCGGCCCAGACTGCCGCCCTGCTGACGGATCAGATTGCCGGCATTGGCACGGAAGATTGGGCCGCCATCGGCACCGCGGGCTTGCGTGGACTCAGCTCGGCCCAGCTCGAAAGCCTGGGTACGGGCAGCAAGGTCGCCGCCTTGACCACCGCCCAGGCGGCGGCGCTGACGAGCAGCCAGATCACGGGCCTGCAGGTGCAGGCCATGGAGACGGACGACCTGCGCGCCCTGAGCACGGCCGCCATCCGCGCGCTCAGCTCCGAGCAGCTGGGCAACCTCAGTTCGGATTCTCAGCAAGCACTAAGCAGCCAGCAGGTGGCTGCGTTGAGCAGCGCGCAAATTCAGGGGCTGGGTGCCTCGCTCAAGGATTTCAGCTCCGGCCAGTTTGCGGCCATGAATTCCAGCCAGGTCGCGGCCATGGGCAGCGATCAGGTGCAGTCGCTCGATGTCTCCGACCTCGCCGCCCTCAACACCGCCGCCCTGCGCGGCCTCAATGCCGGCCAGTTGGCCGCCATGAGCAGCGATCAGCTGATCGGTCTG
This region of Paucibacter aquatile genomic DNA includes:
- a CDS encoding acyltransferase translates to MALQNRLERLRGLISRSSPLELETWVRALLVHYFFHVSDKQRIEIHGPGSRSLNFLTPTVLKGAGRIVLSTSTVFGVPRSPGSYACSYVESRTPDSLIEIGPGTVFNNRLNLISEGAAIRFGANCLVGAELQVMDSNLHDLRLAHRREPDPRPAEVVIGDEVFIGSRVTILKGVRIGRGCVIAAGAVLQPHFQAPELSIVAGNPARVVGRVEERPDGGA
- a CDS encoding glycosyltransferase family 2 protein, producing MHITTLIPAYKTKYLQELLAGLMTQTRKPDRIVISDDSPGGEFTQLLLSPRYANWVATLPLELHVGRRAGAYENFKNLVRLWAGRSELFHILLDDDVIFPDFYAQHLQTHQMAELSCSISARWNANERGQPIEGMPVPEAIASSNSRIMSMGPKAMFSSTVPGSVNWLGEFSNCVIRARCAELLEQPVFGGVSYAGLWDLGFFLAASLQAPIGYIQDRLGYFRAGGEGHSAQRNGPHMKAAYLGYVALAVGGCRIGQVTPEQMRMCATGMAGALVKNYADQPDVMAFVPLLLELGQGSEGAEAAFVEAWHGFLQSHGF
- a CDS encoding GntR family transcriptional regulator, whose product is MPAEPRSIKPSPALGTAAPALPLAHALAHRALYQEVAEHLRQQIFSRQLEPGAWIDELKLCGELGISRTPMREALKVLAVEGLVTMKLRRGAYVTEMSERDVREAYQLLALLESDAAARVAAQGSDTDLAELQALHDELERQVDERDDFFAANERFHLRLLEIEANRWRQQIVTDLRRVMKLNRHHSLFKQGRLQDSLREHRELMQALQARRADEAARLMRAHFDNGLAAATGA
- a CDS encoding class I SAM-dependent methyltransferase, encoding MSMSREQLEQAAKAWWYYTVELAPGLIAPGSYPTDFPYMPRMLMRNAHLHGQDCLDLGTMEGVIPVLMHRKGAKRIVAADAVPHCADKMALLQNVYGASWDFREIGLMYELSQKLAADGMFDYVNLSGVLYHVFSPMHTLASARPLVKKNGLFMLSTNVVNEQSDLMHFNTAGKLQTEPNTFWYPSIPLLEYMLRYFNFAPIDCLYSRHPSNSPLHVAGKECGFISIVCRAVDPGTALPPGDSWGRHSMLGSWEYVGLSKQNHDPALPPSTIGYDLPESLQAMVAQKGAIDLHLAVNELGRRVERAKRVEDTYLLRLMDES